A genomic segment from Lutzomyia longipalpis isolate SR_M1_2022 chromosome 3, ASM2433408v1 encodes:
- the LOC129791948 gene encoding nitric oxide synthase-interacting protein homolog, whose amino-acid sequence MTRHARNCTAGAVYTYHEKRKDAQTSGYGTNSQRLGKDSIKNFDCCSLSLQPCRNPVVTKDGHLFDKEAILQYIITKKSEYRRKMKEYEKQRREEEAEKEESAVSEQKKLLEKFIKTETKIVSESVLEAPSTSSGAPKPSTSISNMDSGRDRQLPSFWLPSQAPTAKASKIPKPDSTIYCPVSGLPIKGKDLIDVKFTPVQDPDDRKSLIAKESRYMCPVTHDILSNSIPCAVLRPTGDVVTMECVEKFIKKDMIHPLTNEKLTEKDIIPLQRGGTGYSMTNANLEGKEKRPALQA is encoded by the exons ATGACTCGACATGCAAGAAATTGTACAGCAGGAGCTGTTTACACTTACCACGAGAAGAGGAAGGATGCCCAAACATCGGGATATGGGACAAATAGCCAGCGACTTGGAAAGGATTCAATTAAGAACTTTGATTGTTGCTCATTGTCCTTGCAGCCTTGCAGGAATCCTGTGGTCAC GAAGGATGGTCATCTGTTTGACAAGGAAGCAATTCTGCAGTACATCATCACGAAGAAGAGCGAATACAGGCGCAAGATGAAGGAGTACGAGAAGCAACGCAGAGAGGAGGAGGCTGAAAAGGAAGAGAGTGCTGTGAGTGAGCAGAAGAAACTCCTGGAGAAATTCATCAAGACAGAAACAAAGATTGTCAGTGAATCCGTTCTGGAGGCACCATCAACGAGCAGTGGGGCACCCAAACCATCCACGTCAATCTCAAATATGGATAGTGGACGCGATAGGCAGCTCCCTAGCTTCTGGCTCCCCTCTCAGGCACCCACAGCTAAGGCTTCGAAGATCCCAAAGCCCGACAGTACGATTTACTGCCCTGTTTCGGGGCTACCGATCAAGGGGAAGGATCTCATTGATGTTAAATTCACTCCAGTGCAGGATCCTGATGACAGGAAGTCTCTGATTGCCAAGGAGAGTCGCTATATGTGTCCAGTAACTCATGATATCCTCAGCAATTCCATCCCGTGTGCTGTGCTACGACCAAC TGGTGATGTCGTCACGATGGAGTGTGTGGAGAAATTCATCAAGAAGGACATGATTCATCCACTGACAAATGAAAAACTCACCGAAAAGGACATTATTCCACTACAGCGTGGTGGAACAGGATACTCCATGACAAATGCCAATCTAGAGGGTAAAGAAAAGCGTCCAGCACTTCAAGCTTAA